A portion of the Lujinxingia litoralis genome contains these proteins:
- a CDS encoding M20/M25/M40 family metallo-hydrolase, with the protein MAAHPSPDSLANHLQSWLRIDSTSGQERAFLETLETELVQAGFTQITRQPVAEGRWNLLATTDQPARVLFSTHVDTVPPFLPVRRQDDRIYGRGACDTKGGLLAMLEAAKRLLARGQREVGFLLVVGEEVDHCGAKTSVNLNLDGLERILLCEPTRNKVVAAQKGMLKFTLHTEGVAGHSAFPDRGVSAIERLLNALQALRTDDWPVDPLLGPTTLNVGTITGGVAANVFAPAASAQILMRAVSPIVPLLERVEALAREHEARIEGAVFNDPVFFDPPAGYDTDTVPFNTDATYLSQLAPVWLVGPGDIRLAHADHEHIELSDLQAGIELYDALASQALADRG; encoded by the coding sequence ATGGCTGCCCATCCTTCCCCCGATTCGCTCGCCAATCACCTGCAATCCTGGCTTCGCATCGACTCGACCAGCGGCCAGGAGCGCGCCTTTCTGGAAACGCTGGAGACCGAACTGGTCCAGGCCGGCTTTACACAGATCACCCGCCAGCCGGTCGCCGAGGGCCGCTGGAACCTCCTGGCCACCACCGACCAGCCCGCCCGCGTGCTCTTTTCGACCCACGTCGACACCGTGCCGCCCTTTTTGCCGGTGCGCCGCCAGGACGACCGCATCTACGGTCGCGGCGCCTGCGACACCAAGGGCGGACTCCTGGCCATGCTGGAGGCCGCCAAACGCCTGCTTGCCCGCGGCCAGCGCGAGGTGGGATTTTTGCTGGTCGTCGGCGAAGAAGTCGACCACTGCGGCGCCAAAACCAGCGTGAACCTCAACCTCGACGGGCTGGAGCGCATCCTCCTCTGCGAACCCACCCGCAATAAAGTGGTCGCGGCCCAGAAGGGCATGCTCAAGTTCACGCTGCACACCGAGGGCGTCGCCGGCCACTCGGCCTTCCCCGACCGCGGCGTCTCGGCGATCGAGCGCCTGCTCAACGCGCTCCAGGCCCTGCGCACCGATGACTGGCCGGTCGACCCGCTCCTGGGGCCGACCACCCTCAACGTCGGCACGATCACCGGCGGGGTCGCCGCCAACGTCTTTGCCCCGGCGGCCAGCGCCCAGATCCTCATGCGCGCCGTCAGCCCGATTGTCCCCCTGCTGGAGCGCGTCGAAGCGCTCGCCAGGGAGCACGAGGCCCGGATCGAGGGCGCGGTCTTCAACGATCCGGTCTTCTTTGACCCGCCCGCGGGCTACGACACCGACACCGTCCCCTTCAACACCGACGCCACCTACTTAAGTCAGCTCGCGCCGGTGTGGCTGGTAGGCCCCGGCGACATTCGCCTGGCCCACGCCGATCACGAACACATCGAGTTAAGCGACCTCCAGGCTGGCATTGAGCTCTACGACGCCCTGGCCTCTCAGGCCCTGGCCGACCGGGGCTGA
- the yaaA gene encoding peroxide stress protein YaaA, producing MLVLLSPSKSLDFETPVGVRDHSQPPFLEDSQQLIELLRTLSREDIKSLMGISDKLADLNYERYRDFALPFSPENARQALWAFTGDVYTDFQLPSYGEEDVRFAQEHLRMLSGLYGVLRPLDLIQPYRLEMGTRLKNARGKNLYEFWGTKITEALNKSLAEQDSKAVINLASNEYFKSVDKKALQGNLVTPVFRDRKGDTYKIVAFWAKRARGTMADYIVRERITDPERLKGFTGGGYIFSDERSTEREYVFLREEQPR from the coding sequence ATGCTTGTTCTGCTTTCGCCGTCGAAGTCGCTTGATTTTGAGACCCCCGTGGGGGTCCGTGACCACAGCCAGCCTCCCTTTCTTGAAGATTCGCAGCAGCTTATTGAGCTGCTGCGTACGCTCTCCCGCGAAGATATCAAAAGCTTGATGGGGATCAGCGATAAGCTGGCCGATCTCAACTACGAGCGCTATCGCGACTTCGCGTTGCCCTTTAGCCCGGAGAACGCGCGCCAGGCCCTGTGGGCGTTTACCGGCGATGTGTACACGGACTTTCAGCTGCCGAGCTACGGCGAGGAGGATGTGCGCTTTGCCCAGGAGCACCTCCGGATGCTCTCGGGGCTCTACGGGGTGTTGCGTCCCCTGGATCTGATCCAGCCCTATCGCCTGGAGATGGGAACCCGACTGAAGAACGCGCGGGGCAAAAATCTCTATGAGTTCTGGGGCACGAAGATCACCGAGGCGCTCAATAAAAGCCTGGCCGAACAGGACTCCAAAGCCGTGATCAATCTGGCGTCGAACGAGTATTTCAAGTCGGTCGATAAGAAGGCGCTCCAGGGGAATCTGGTCACCCCGGTGTTCCGGGACCGCAAGGGCGACACGTATAAGATCGTGGCCTTCTGGGCGAAGCGGGCCCGGGGGACGATGGCGGACTATATCGTGCGCGAACGCATCACCGATCCGGAGCGTCTGAAGGGGTTCACCGGCGGGGGGTACATCTTCAGTGACGAGCGCTCCACGGAGCGCGAGTACGTGTTTTTGCGCGAGGAGCAGCCGCGCTAA
- a CDS encoding S1 RNA-binding domain-containing protein, whose amino-acid sequence MASNDSKNNKSNKPADQAVPPRARKKQPDASARGDSPDRKIEVIRAPQAPKAPNAPQKEAPKQEAPGATKKEEPEASGMTFADTSATMDDFAAMFEGHQAATPSRKRFDVGDQIEGTVITVGSSSIFVQIGANQEGVAERAAYEDDEGNVTLVPGQTYSFYVLGFKGGIQLGKELGAGRQGLVAVETAHDTGLPISGRVTGTNKGGFEVDLAGVEAFCPISQIELGFTEEPDAHVGQTYSFKVQEVRDGGRTVVVSRRALLEEQQKEAREETLKTLEVGQVLDGIITRVADFGAFVDIGGLEGLVHVSELSHTFFDHPTDLVKVGQEVKVEVLSIEEPVRNKPIRIGLSMKATEQDPWLDVNEKFSVGSRVLGRVVRIAPFGAFVEIAPGVEGLVHVSQMSWERHVANPADVVTVGEEVSVEVQDIDLLRRRIGLSMKAAEGDPWSAIDERFTIGMEVQGNVARVEDFGAFIELGGGITALLPRSEMNLSEGGTPHRQFTAGQDITARVLNIEPERRRMALSLKDAATIAEQTDPSKAAPTSYQDDSLSSGGSMGTLGDLLKARNKK is encoded by the coding sequence ATGGCCTCCAACGACTCCAAAAACAACAAGTCCAACAAACCCGCCGACCAGGCCGTGCCGCCTCGCGCCCGCAAGAAGCAACCCGATGCCAGCGCCCGCGGTGACAGCCCGGACCGCAAGATCGAGGTGATCCGCGCGCCTCAGGCCCCCAAAGCTCCCAACGCGCCTCAGAAAGAGGCTCCCAAACAGGAGGCCCCCGGCGCCACTAAGAAAGAAGAGCCCGAGGCCAGCGGCATGACCTTCGCCGACACCTCGGCCACCATGGACGACTTCGCCGCGATGTTTGAAGGCCACCAGGCCGCCACCCCCTCGCGCAAGCGCTTCGATGTGGGCGACCAGATCGAGGGCACCGTCATCACCGTGGGCTCCTCCAGCATCTTTGTGCAGATCGGCGCCAACCAGGAGGGCGTCGCCGAGCGCGCCGCCTACGAAGACGATGAAGGCAACGTGACCCTGGTCCCCGGCCAGACCTACTCCTTCTACGTCCTGGGCTTTAAAGGCGGCATCCAGCTCGGCAAAGAGCTTGGCGCCGGACGCCAGGGCCTGGTCGCCGTGGAAACCGCCCACGACACCGGCCTCCCCATCAGCGGGCGCGTCACCGGCACCAACAAAGGCGGCTTTGAGGTCGACCTGGCCGGCGTCGAGGCCTTCTGCCCCATCAGCCAGATCGAGCTCGGCTTCACCGAAGAGCCCGACGCCCACGTGGGACAGACCTACTCCTTTAAAGTTCAGGAAGTCCGCGACGGCGGGCGCACCGTCGTCGTCAGCCGCCGCGCGCTCCTGGAAGAACAACAAAAGGAGGCCCGCGAAGAGACCCTCAAAACCCTGGAAGTTGGCCAGGTCCTCGACGGCATCATCACCCGCGTGGCCGACTTCGGTGCCTTTGTCGACATCGGCGGGCTCGAAGGCCTGGTCCACGTCTCGGAACTCAGCCACACCTTCTTCGACCACCCCACCGACCTGGTCAAAGTCGGCCAGGAGGTCAAGGTCGAGGTCTTGAGCATCGAGGAGCCCGTGCGCAACAAGCCCATCCGCATCGGGCTGAGCATGAAGGCCACCGAGCAGGACCCCTGGCTCGACGTCAACGAGAAATTCTCCGTGGGCAGCCGCGTACTCGGGCGCGTGGTGCGTATCGCCCCCTTTGGTGCCTTCGTCGAGATCGCCCCCGGCGTCGAAGGCCTGGTCCACGTCTCGCAGATGAGCTGGGAACGCCACGTCGCCAACCCGGCCGACGTGGTCACCGTCGGCGAAGAAGTCTCGGTGGAAGTCCAGGACATCGACCTGCTGCGTCGACGCATCGGCCTGAGCATGAAGGCCGCCGAAGGCGACCCCTGGAGCGCCATTGACGAGCGCTTCACCATCGGCATGGAAGTCCAGGGCAACGTGGCCCGCGTTGAAGACTTCGGCGCCTTCATCGAACTCGGCGGTGGCATCACCGCGCTCTTGCCCCGCAGCGAGATGAACCTCTCCGAGGGGGGCACGCCCCATCGCCAGTTCACCGCCGGCCAGGACATCACCGCCCGCGTGCTCAACATCGAGCCCGAGCGCCGACGCATGGCCCTGAGCCTCAAAGACGCCGCGACCATCGCCGAGCAGACCGACCCCTCCAAGGCCGCGCCCACCAGCTACCAGGACGACAGCCTCTCCTCGGGCGGCAGCATGGGAACGCTGGGCGACCTGCTCAAGGCCCGCAACAAGAAGTAA
- the trpS gene encoding tryptophan--tRNA ligase has translation MSSQATPAKKRSLSGIKPTGFPHLGNYLGMIRPAIDLQDDFEAFYFVADYHALTTVRDPQALRQSVYQITAYFLAFGLDPEKAAFFRQSDIPEVTELTWLLSCVTHMGLLERAHAYKAARDQGIEKDINHGVFTYPVLMASDILIYDSDVVPVGADQVQHLEMTRDMAQKFNSAFGGDFLKLPEARVREDVATVPGLDGRKMSKSYGNIIEPLLPPKKLRKQIMKIETDSKGLDDPKDPSTCNIVTLYKLFASAEELAEMEENYRRGGYGYGHAKQALFEKMDEHFAPYRERFNAIIDDHNYLDDVLDAGARKVRPTVEDVIARVRQASGLGR, from the coding sequence ATGTCTTCCCAAGCCACGCCCGCCAAAAAGCGCAGCCTCTCGGGCATCAAACCCACCGGCTTCCCGCACCTGGGCAACTACCTGGGCATGATCCGCCCGGCCATCGATCTGCAGGATGATTTCGAAGCGTTTTATTTTGTGGCCGACTACCACGCCCTGACCACGGTGCGCGACCCGCAGGCCCTGCGCCAATCGGTCTACCAGATCACCGCCTACTTTTTGGCCTTTGGTCTGGACCCCGAAAAAGCCGCCTTCTTCCGCCAGTCGGACATCCCCGAGGTCACCGAGCTCACCTGGCTCTTGAGCTGCGTCACCCACATGGGCCTGCTGGAGCGCGCCCACGCCTACAAGGCCGCCAGGGACCAGGGCATCGAGAAGGATATCAACCACGGCGTGTTCACCTACCCGGTGCTCATGGCCAGCGACATCCTGATCTACGACTCCGACGTCGTCCCGGTAGGCGCCGACCAGGTGCAGCACCTTGAGATGACCCGCGACATGGCCCAGAAGTTCAACTCGGCCTTCGGCGGGGACTTCCTCAAACTGCCCGAGGCCCGGGTCCGCGAAGACGTGGCCACCGTCCCCGGCCTCGACGGCCGCAAGATGAGCAAGAGCTACGGGAACATCATCGAGCCCCTCTTGCCCCCCAAAAAGCTGCGCAAACAGATCATGAAAATCGAGACCGACTCCAAAGGTCTCGACGATCCCAAAGATCCCTCGACCTGCAACATCGTCACCCTCTACAAGCTCTTCGCCTCCGCCGAGGAGCTCGCCGAGATGGAAGAAAATTACCGTCGCGGTGGCTATGGCTACGGCCACGCCAAGCAGGCGCTCTTTGAGAAGATGGACGAGCACTTCGCGCCCTACCGCGAGCGCTTCAACGCCATCATCGACGACCATAACTACCTCGACGACGTCCTCGACGCCGGCGCCCGCAAGGTTCGCCCCACCGTCGAAGACGTGATCGCCCGTGTACGCCAGGCCTCCGGCCTGGGCCGGTAG
- a CDS encoding aminopeptidase P N-terminal domain-containing protein, with protein MAMIDNDVLKARRARLMEKIGPEGVMIVVGPGMRRRSNDTEYAYRPSSDVLYLSGFGEPEAVVVLAPGREEGEFGLFVPDKDPAKEQWEGRRAGPEGAVKTYGADVAFGLSQLDEELPAFLKGRQTLYYTLGVEPEFDQRVISWVQTLRHRRNQHLAMPAAISDARDLLFEARLIKEEAELQVLRRACEISAEAHILAMKHCRPGMMEYELQALIEYHFRRSGGTYPAYASIVGAGDNATILHYTENEDRIGEDDVVLVDAGCEYGHYSGDITRSFPASGRFSEAQRALYEKVLVVLNETIEMIKPGLPYDALQEEASKKLAAAMIELGLLDETLEEALESKSYRKYYPHGIGHWLGIDVHDVGLYKLSEDDSRELEPGMVLTIEPGIYVPADDESAPEALRGVGVRIEDDILVTASGYENLTRMCPKSVEEVEALVGSAPADALEI; from the coding sequence ATGGCTATGATCGACAACGATGTGCTCAAGGCTCGCCGCGCGCGCTTGATGGAGAAGATCGGCCCCGAGGGCGTGATGATCGTGGTGGGCCCGGGGATGCGCCGGCGCTCCAACGACACCGAGTACGCCTATCGCCCCTCCAGCGATGTGCTCTACTTGAGCGGGTTTGGTGAGCCCGAGGCGGTGGTGGTGCTGGCCCCGGGCCGAGAAGAAGGGGAGTTCGGGCTCTTTGTGCCCGATAAAGACCCGGCCAAAGAGCAGTGGGAAGGGCGCCGCGCCGGTCCCGAAGGCGCGGTGAAAACCTACGGCGCCGACGTGGCGTTCGGGTTGAGCCAGCTCGATGAGGAGCTGCCCGCGTTTCTCAAGGGCCGTCAGACCCTGTACTACACGCTGGGGGTGGAGCCGGAGTTCGATCAGCGCGTGATCTCCTGGGTGCAGACCCTGCGCCATCGTCGCAATCAGCACCTGGCGATGCCGGCGGCGATCAGCGATGCGCGCGATCTGCTCTTTGAGGCGCGCCTGATCAAAGAAGAAGCCGAACTCCAGGTGCTGCGCCGCGCGTGTGAGATTTCGGCGGAGGCCCATATCCTGGCCATGAAGCACTGCCGCCCGGGGATGATGGAGTACGAACTTCAGGCGCTCATCGAGTATCACTTCCGCCGCTCGGGAGGCACTTATCCGGCCTACGCGTCGATTGTGGGCGCGGGCGATAACGCCACGATTCTGCACTATACCGAGAACGAAGATCGCATCGGGGAAGACGATGTGGTGCTCGTCGATGCCGGGTGTGAGTACGGCCATTATTCGGGTGATATCACCCGGAGTTTTCCGGCGAGCGGCCGTTTCAGCGAGGCCCAGCGCGCGCTCTATGAGAAGGTGCTCGTGGTGCTCAATGAGACGATCGAGATGATCAAACCCGGCCTCCCCTACGACGCGCTTCAGGAGGAGGCGTCGAAGAAGCTCGCCGCGGCGATGATCGAGCTGGGGCTTCTGGATGAGACGCTGGAAGAGGCGCTGGAGTCGAAGTCCTACCGCAAGTATTACCCCCACGGCATCGGGCACTGGCTGGGCATCGACGTGCACGACGTGGGGCTCTACAAGCTCTCCGAAGACGACTCGCGGGAGTTGGAGCCGGGGATGGTGCTCACCATTGAGCCGGGCATCTATGTGCCGGCCGACGATGAGAGCGCCCCGGAGGCGCTGCGCGGGGTGGGCGTGCGCATTGAGGACGATATTCTGGTGACCGCGTCCGGGTACGAGAACTTAACGCGGATGTGCCCCAAATCGGTCGAGGAGGTCGAGGCCCTTGTGGGCTCGGCGCCCGCCGACGCGCTGGAGATCTGA